A window of the Yersinia rochesterensis genome harbors these coding sequences:
- the aceE gene encoding pyruvate dehydrogenase (acetyl-transferring), homodimeric type, with translation MSERLNNDVDPIETRDWLQAIESVIREEGVERAQYLIDQVLGEARKGGVSVAAGSASRDYINTIPVEDEPAYPGNLELERRIRSAIRWNAVMTVLRASKKDLDLGGHMASFQSSATFYEVCFNHFFRARNQKDGGDLVYFQGHISPGVYARAFLEGRLTQEQMDNFRQEVDGKGLSSYPHPKLMPEFWQFPTVSMGLGPISAIYQAKFLKYLSHRGLKDTSAQTVYAFLGDGEMDEPESKGAITIATREKLDNLVFVINCNLQRLDGPVTGNGKIINELEGIFSGAGWQVLKVIWGSRWDELLRKDTSGKLIQLMNETLDGDYQTFKSKDGAYVREHFFGRFPETAALVKDMSDDEIWSLNRGGHDPKKVFAALKKAQETTGKPTVILAHTIKGYGMGETAEGKNIAHQVKKMNMEGVHHFRDRFNVPVADADIEKLPYITFEKDSEESKYLHERRQALEGYVPTRLPKFTEKLEMPALSDFSSLLEEQNKEISTTIAFVRVLNVMLKNKSIKDRIVPIIADEARTFGMEGLFRQIGIYSPNGQQYTPQDREQVAYYKEDEKGQILQEGINELGAASSWLAAATSYSTNDLPMIPFYIYYSMFGFQRIGDLCWAAGDQQARGFLIGGTSGRTTLNGEGLQHEDGHSHIQSLTIPNCISYDPAYAYEVAVIMHDGLQRMYGDAQENVYYYLTTLNENYHMPAMPQGAEEGIRKGIYKLETVAGSKGKVQLMSSGAILRHVREAAQILANDYGVGSDVYSVTSFTELARDGQDCERWNMLHPTETPRVPYVAQVMNDAPAVASTDYMKLFAEQIRNFIPASEFRVLGTDGFGRSDSRENLRHHFEVDASYVVVAALGELAKRGDIDTSVVAEAITKFGIDADKVNPRLA, from the coding sequence ATGTCAGAACGTTTAAATAATGACGTGGATCCGATCGAAACCCGCGACTGGCTACAGGCGATCGAATCGGTCATCCGTGAAGAGGGTGTTGAGCGTGCTCAGTATCTGATTGATCAGGTCTTGGGCGAAGCCCGTAAAGGTGGTGTGAGTGTTGCAGCTGGTTCAGCCAGCCGTGATTACATCAACACTATCCCGGTAGAAGACGAACCCGCTTACCCTGGCAACCTGGAGCTGGAGCGTCGTATTCGTTCAGCCATCCGTTGGAATGCCGTGATGACCGTGTTGCGTGCGTCGAAGAAAGATCTGGATTTGGGCGGCCATATGGCATCCTTCCAATCTTCCGCTACTTTCTACGAGGTTTGCTTCAACCACTTCTTCCGTGCTCGTAACCAAAAAGACGGCGGCGATCTGGTTTACTTCCAGGGCCACATCTCTCCGGGCGTTTACGCGCGTGCTTTCCTTGAAGGCCGCCTGACGCAAGAACAGATGGATAACTTCCGTCAGGAAGTTGACGGTAAAGGTTTGTCTTCTTACCCGCACCCGAAACTGATGCCTGAGTTCTGGCAGTTCCCGACGGTCTCTATGGGCCTTGGCCCAATCAGTGCAATCTATCAGGCTAAGTTCCTGAAATACCTGTCTCACCGTGGTCTGAAAGACACTTCAGCACAGACCGTGTACGCCTTCTTGGGCGACGGCGAGATGGATGAGCCAGAATCTAAAGGTGCGATCACCATCGCGACCCGTGAAAAACTGGATAACTTGGTCTTCGTTATCAACTGTAACTTGCAGCGCCTCGATGGCCCGGTTACAGGTAACGGCAAAATCATTAATGAACTGGAAGGCATCTTCAGCGGTGCTGGCTGGCAGGTTCTGAAAGTTATTTGGGGTAGTCGTTGGGATGAACTGCTGCGTAAAGATACCAGCGGTAAACTGATCCAACTGATGAACGAGACTCTGGATGGCGACTACCAGACTTTCAAATCCAAAGACGGCGCTTATGTGCGCGAACACTTCTTTGGTCGTTTCCCAGAAACTGCTGCATTAGTGAAAGACATGAGCGACGACGAGATCTGGTCTCTGAATCGTGGCGGTCATGATCCGAAGAAAGTCTTTGCTGCACTGAAAAAAGCACAAGAAACTACCGGTAAACCAACTGTTATCCTGGCCCACACCATCAAAGGTTACGGCATGGGCGAAACAGCTGAGGGTAAAAACATCGCCCACCAGGTGAAGAAAATGAACATGGAAGGGGTTCACCACTTCCGCGATCGTTTCAATGTGCCGGTTGCTGATGCTGATATCGAAAAACTGCCATACATCACTTTCGAGAAAGATTCCGAAGAGTCTAAGTATCTGCACGAACGCCGCCAGGCGCTGGAAGGCTACGTGCCAACTCGCTTGCCTAAGTTCACTGAAAAGCTGGAAATGCCAGCGTTGTCAGATTTCAGCTCTTTGCTGGAAGAGCAGAACAAAGAAATCTCTACCACTATCGCTTTCGTGCGTGTGCTGAACGTGATGCTGAAGAACAAGTCTATCAAAGACAGAATTGTTCCAATCATCGCCGACGAAGCCCGTACCTTCGGTATGGAAGGTTTGTTCCGTCAGATTGGTATTTACAGCCCGAATGGTCAGCAGTATACCCCGCAAGACCGTGAACAGGTTGCTTACTACAAAGAAGACGAAAAAGGCCAGATCCTGCAAGAAGGGATCAACGAGTTGGGTGCCGCTTCTTCTTGGCTGGCTGCTGCGACTTCTTACAGCACCAACGATCTGCCAATGATCCCGTTCTACATCTACTACTCCATGTTCGGTTTCCAACGTATCGGCGATCTGTGCTGGGCTGCGGGTGACCAACAGGCACGTGGCTTCTTGATCGGCGGTACTTCAGGTCGAACCACACTGAACGGCGAAGGTCTGCAACATGAAGATGGTCATAGCCATATTCAGTCACTGACTATCCCGAACTGTATCTCTTACGATCCAGCTTATGCATACGAAGTAGCCGTCATCATGCATGATGGTCTGCAACGTATGTATGGCGACGCGCAGGAAAACGTTTATTACTACCTGACCACGCTGAACGAAAACTATCACATGCCAGCAATGCCGCAGGGCGCAGAAGAAGGTATCCGTAAAGGTATCTACAAACTGGAAACTGTTGCAGGTAGCAAAGGCAAAGTGCAGTTGATGAGCTCAGGGGCAATTCTGCGTCACGTTCGCGAAGCAGCTCAGATTTTGGCTAACGACTACGGCGTAGGTTCTGATGTGTACAGTGTAACTTCATTCACTGAACTGGCGCGCGATGGCCAGGATTGTGAGCGCTGGAACATGTTGCACCCAACAGAAACTCCACGTGTACCTTATGTTGCTCAGGTTATGAATGACGCGCCAGCGGTTGCTTCTACTGACTACATGAAGTTGTTTGCTGAACAGATTCGTAACTTCATTCCTGCCAGCGAGTTCCGCGTTCTGGGTACAGATGGTTTCGGCCGCTCTGACAGCCGTGAGAACCTGCGTCACCACTTCGAAGTTGATGCTTCTTACGTGGTGGTTGCAGCTCTGGGTGAATTGGCTAAACGCGGTGATATCGACACCAGCGTAGTTGCAGAAGCAATTACTAAGTTTGGTATCGACGCCGATAAAGTTAACCCGCGTCTGGCATAA